The Cellulomonas oligotrophica sequence AGCGCCCACGAGACGAGGGCGTCGAGGTCGTACGCGTCGAGCCAGAACCCCTCGGGCGACCACCGGCCGCGGGCGTGCCGGGCGGCCGACGGACGGAAGAAGTCGTCGGCGTGCAGCAGGACCACGGGGCGGTCCGCAACCCGGGCGGCGAGCCAGGTCGCGATCGTGCTCTTGCCGCTGCCCCCGGCGCCGTCGACGGCGACGAGCGTGCGCCCGGGGCGCGCGGTGGCTGCCGCGTGCAGCCGCGTGAGGACCTCGGGCAGGTCGCCGTCCGGCACGGTCACCTCCGGTGTCGGGTGCCCGCCAGGGTAGGGGGTCCGGGTGGCGCCTCTCGGGTGGTGCACGACGGGCCGCGCCGGCGGAGGCGCGGCCCGTCGGTGGGGGCGGTCAGCGGGTCGCGAGGGTGGCGACCTCGTCGGCCGTGAGGGCCGAGCCGTGCACCGAGAGCTCGTCGACGTCGCCCGCGAACGGGGCGTCCCACCAGTTCACACCGAGGGCGAAGGAGCCCGTCGTCGTGGTGAACACGTCGGGGAAGCCGGTGCCGGTGTAGGCCTCGACGCCGTCGAGGTAGACCGTGACGTCGCCGGAGTCGACCGTGAGCGCGACGTGGCTCCACTCGCCGGCGGGGATCTGGCGGCCCGCACCGGCGTCGTACCAGGTGGAGCCGGACCAGACCATGGTGTCGCCGCCGACGCCGTCGTGGCCGAAGGGGACGACGCTGACCCAGCTGTTCGCGTCGCGCGCGCCGAAGAACGCGGACGAGAACTGCGTGAGCTGCTCGGGGCGCAGCCACATCGCCACCGAGTAGGTGGCACCGCTGACCAGGCCGTCGGGCAGGCGCACGCCGCTGGCGCCGTCGAGGTGCACGGCCCTGCCCTGCACGCCGTCGACGTAGGTGACGGTCCCGCCGGTGGCGTCGATGCGGTTGCCGGTGACGGTCGCCGCGGGCAGCGTGCCCGTGGCCTCGGCGAGGTCGTCCTCGAACGACCACGCACCGATCGTCCCGCCGGCGGTGCGCTCCAGCACCGTGACGGTGAACGTCGCTGTCGCCGTGCGGCGGTCCTTGGTGATCGTGGCGGTCAGTGTCGCCGTCGCGTCGCCCGCGCCGTGCTCGGGGCGCGTGACCTCTCCGGTCGTCGAGACGACGGCCGGGTCGTCCGACGCCCACGCGATCGTGACGCCGTTCGTGCCGACGGTCGGCAGGTCGAGGTCGGCGACGACCGCGGACGTGTCCCCGAGGTCGAGGTCCGCGACCACGGCGGCGACGGCCTGCTTCGCCGACATCGGGTCGACCCGGGTGCCCCACAGCGACACGCCAGCGCTCGACTGGACGGTGAACGTCACGACCCACGCCTGCCGGTCGGGCTCCCACTGGCGGGTGAACACGCCGTCGTACGTCTGGCCACCGGCCACGACGCGGGCGCGGTTCTTGCCCTGCAGGCTCCACCGACCGGTGAGCGCGCCGGTGACCTTGCCGTTCTTCTCCAGCGTGACGGTGACAGCCCGCGTGGCCGTGGCGTTGATGTCCTTGCCGTGGTCGACCAGGGCGTACCGACCGGCCGCGGCGTCGCGCGTGATCCTCGTCGAAGGTGCCTGCGTCCGGCGCGTCGTCGACGCGGTCGTGGCCAGCGGTGCGGGCGTGGAGCCGTCAGCCGCGTACCGGTACGGCGCCACGACGGGCCAGCCCGCGCTGTTCAGGAACATCTCGTGCACCCGCACGTTGTGCGTCTCGCCCTGCTCGGGGAACCGGGTGTGGAAGACGAGGAACTTCCTCCCCGTGGCCTCGTCGACGTACGTCGAGTTGTGCCCGGGGGAGACGTACCCGACGCCCGGGCCGCTGCCCGGGTCGCCGACCTCCCGCTGGAACACGTAGCTGCCCATCACCTTGACGCCGTAGGGCTCGATCGACGCGTCGTCGAACAGCGGCAGGCTCGGGTCGGCCTTCACGTCGCTCATGAGGTTGCCCTCGGCGTCGACGTACGGACCGTCGGGGTTCTCCGAGCGTGCGACGCGCACGTTGTAGCCGCCCGTGGCGTCCAGGCCGCCGAACGACAGGAACAGGTAGTAGTACCCGGTGCCCTCGTCGTACATGACGTTGGGCGCCTCGATGCGGCTGTGGTTGCCGCCGACGAGGTGCTCGCCGTAGCCCTGGCCGGGCAGCGGCAGGCCCGTCGCGGGGTCGAGCTCGAGGATGAAGATGCCGCCGGAGTACGAGCCGTAGACCATCCACAGGTCGCCCTCGGCGTCGTAGAAGACGTCCGGGTCGACGACGTTGGGGTGCACCCGCGCGTCGTAGACGGTGCCGTCCTCGCTGGTCTCGTCCCACATGCCCGAGCGCAGCACGATGCCCAGGTCCTCGTAGGGGCCGTCGACGTCGTCGGCCACGGCCACGCCCAGCGCGGACCGGGGCGAGTCGCCCTTGCAGGCGTTGTAGTACATGTAGAAGCGGCCGTCGGCGAGCTGGATGACGTCCGCCGCCCACAGCGTGTCGGTCTGCGCCCACGCGAAGGTCTCGGCGAGCTCGGTCAGCACGTCGTCGAAGATCGGGTTGTCCGCCGAGACGCCCGACGCGACCTGCTCCCAGGCCATCAGGTCGTCGGTCTTCGCGACCTGCAGGTGCGAGCCGAACACCCACAGCTCGTCGTCGGCGACGACCACCGACGGGTCGTGCACGGTCGCGTCGGCGAACGTCGGGGTCGGTGGGGCGGGGGCCTTCGGCGGGCCGGCGCTCGCGGAGACCGCGCCCGTGCAGGTGAGTGCGGCGGCGAGGGTCAGGGCGACGAGGCGCCCGGCACGACGGGTCGTTCTGGTGCTCACGAGGGTCTCCTGGTGCAGCGCTGGACGCAGGGGAGCCCGCGGGGACGACGTCGCACGTCGCCCCGGTGCCCGGGCTCGCGCTGACCGTAGCGGTCGTTCTCTAACGATGTAAAGGGACGGTGCGGACGCGCGCACGCACCGGCCCCGGCGCAGGCGCGCGGGACCGGTGCGGCCGCAGGGCGTCAGCTCGTGGCGGTGGCGCCCGACCACTGGGCGGCCGGGCTGACGACCTCGGGGCTGACCGCCGACACCCGGACCCGGTACGTCGTCGCCCGACGCAGGGCGCTCAGGGTCACCTGCGTGGTGGTCGGCGCCACGGTCGTGGCCGTCCACGTCACGCCGTCGGTCGACCGCTCCACCCGGTACGCCGTGACCGCCGTGGCGCCCGCGGCCGACGGCGCCCACGTCATCGTCAGGCTCGTCGTCGTGCGGCCGGTGGTGGTGAGCGTGCGCGGCGCCGACGGGGCGACCACGGTCGTCACGGCGGTGACGTCGCTCCACGGACCGAGCAGACCGTCGGCCCGGGCCGCGACCCGCACCTGGTAGGCGGTGCCCGGCCGCAGCCCGACCAGCGTCGTGGTGCGTGCGTCCGCCGGCACGTCGAGCGTGCGCCAGCTCAGCCCGTTCGTCGACCAGGAGACGCGGTACCCGGTGGTCGCGGAGGTCTGCGCGGGCGGGTCCCACGTGACCGTGGAGGTCAGCATGGTCGCGCTCGCGGCGACCCCCAGGGGCTGGCTCGGCAGCGGCAGGGTGGTCGCGCGCACGGGTGTCGTCCAGGCGCCCGTGACGCCCTCGCCCGAGGCGGCCACGCGCACGAGGTGCTCGGTGCCCGGCGTCAGCGCCGTCAGCGTCGCCGTCGTCGCCAGGGGCGTGGCCGTGGGCACGGAACGCCACGTCACACCGTCGAGGCTCCGCTGCACGACGTACTTCTGCACGTGCGCGGCCGAGACCGTCGGTGCCGCCCAGGTCACCGTGGCCGTGCGGGCCGACGTGCCCGTGACCGCCAGGCCCGTCGGTGCACCGGGTGCCGGTGCCGCCGTCACCGCGAGCGGCGTCGACCACGTGCCGGGCGTCGTGCCCGCCGTCGCGGACACCCGGAACCAGACCCGCACGCCGGGCGTCAGTCCTGCCACCGTCGCCGTCGTCACGGCCTTGGTGGTCGTGGCCGCCGTCGTCCAGGTCGTCCCGTTGGTGGACCGCTGCACCGTGTACGCGGTGACGAGCGGGGCGGAGACCGTCGGGGCGGTCCAGCTCAGGGTGGCCGAGCGCAGGGTCGCGCTCGCGGTCAGCCCCGGCGCGCTCGGTGCCGCGGCCGTGCTCGTGGTGAGCGTGGTCGACGCGGTGACCCCCACCGCGTCGACCCCGGTGATCGCGACCTCGACCGCCGTCCCGGGCGGGAGCGAGGAGAACGTCGTCGTCGGACGGGTCACGACGCTCGACTGCCACGTGCTGGTGCCGACCACGCGCCGCAGCACTGTCCACCGCGAGAACGTCCCGTCCGCCGTCCACGCCAGCCGGATCGACGAGGTCGTGGCCGTCGCGGTGACCGCGACCGGGGCGGTGGAGGCGGAGACGGAGCTCTGCAGCAGCAGGGTCGAGGCCGAGCGGGCGTCGCGCACCACGGGCTGCGCGGCCGTGAGCAGCGCGAGCTGCACCTGCACGGGCGTGGCCGCCGGCGACTGGGCCAGGTACAGCGCCGCGGCGCCGGCCACGTGCGGCGAGGCCTGCGACGTCCCGCTCATCACGGCCCCGGCGCTGCTGCTCGGCGACGACGACGGGATCTGCACGCCCGGGGCGAACAGGTCCAGGCAGGCGCCGACGTTCGAGAAGTACGCGCGGGCGTCGTCCTGCCCCGTCGCCCCGACCGTCAGCGCGCTGGGCGCCCTCGCAGGCGAGACCGTGCAGGCGTCCACCGACTCGTTGCCCGCCGCCACGACCACCGTCAGGCCCTGCGCCACGAGCGAGGCCACCGCCGTGTCGACAGCCGTCGACGCCGGGCCCCCGAGCGACATGTTCACGACGCCGGGCGTGCCGGCCGGGTGCCGGCTCGCGATCCACTCCAGGCCGGCGACGACCCCGGTGGTCGCGCCCTGGCCCGTGCACCCCAGCACGCGGACCGGCACGAGGGTCGCCGCCTTGGCCACGCCCCACCGGGTCGCGCCCACGATGCCCGCGACGTGGGTGCCGTGCCCGTGGCAGTCGCTCGTGCCGCGGCCGTCCGCGATCGCCGAGTACCCCGCCACCAGGCGGGTGCCGAACCCCGTGTCGGGGCTGATGCCCGTGTCCACGACGTACACGCGCACCCCGACGCCTGCGCGCGCGTCGTACGTGTAGGACCGGTCAAGCGGCAGGTTGCGCTGGTCGATCCGGTCGAGCCCCCACGCGGAGTCGACCGCCTGCGTGTCGGCGACCCGGAAGGTCGCGTCCGCGGCGACGGCCCCGACGTCGGGCAGCTGCGACGCCGCCGCGGCCTGCGCCGCGGTCATCCGCACCGCCACCGCGTCCAGCGCCTCGTCGAACTGCCGCTGCGGGTCCGCCCCGAGCCGCTCCAGCCGCGCCGCGACCTCGTCCTGCGACCCGGCGTCGACCGTGACCAGGTAGGTCCGCTCGACCGGCGCGGGCTCGGCGTGCGCCGCGGACGGCACGAGCGCGAGGCACACGGCACCCGCGACCAGCAGGGTGCGGCGTCGGCGGGCGGTCGAGGGCGTCATGCCGTGGCATCGGCCGCCGCCGCCCGCCGCACGAGCGGCGAACGGGTGGGTGACGGGTGATCCCGGGTCTGCGGGCCGGCTGGGCTGACTCGTGGGCCGGGTGTCAGTCAGGGGTTGAGGAGATGTGACCGGGCCATGAGGACGCCTAGCATCGTACGGACAAACGCCGGACGATCACGTCCATGGCGACGAAGACCCGACGCATGGAGCAGCGCATCGACGAGGACACCGACGTCCTGCTGTCGAAGGCCGCTGCGCTGACGCACGAGAGCGTGTCGGCTTTCGTGGTGCGGTCTGCTCGGGACGAGGCGGCACGGGTGCTCGCCCGCAGCGACCTGACGATCATGCCGGCAGCGCAGTTCGACGAGATGCTCGCTGCACTCGACGCGGCACCGCGCCGCATCCCGGCGCTGGCCGACGCCGCCGCTGGCCGACGCACCTTCAAGCACGAGTGAGCGCGCCCGAGTTCCTCGTCCGGGAGCCTCACGAGCACGACGCCGGCGTCGAGTCGTTCACCTGCGGCAATGCGGCGCTCGACACCTGGTTGAGGGTGACTGCGGCACGTGCGCACAGGGCGGGGTCGGTGCGCGTGCGCCTGCTCTGGGACGTCAGCTCGTCTGCGCTCGTGGGGTACTACGCCGTGTGCCCGACAGAGGTCCGGCGGGACGAGCTGCCGCTGTCGTCGAGAGGGCGCGGCGGCGCATCGACCGTGCCCGGCTTCATGCTCGCGAAGCTGGCGATCGCCACGGCCGCCCAGGGGCGGGGGTTGGGGAGGGACCTGCTGCTCGACGCGCTCGAGCACCTCTGCGACGCCGCCGAGATCGCTGGTGGCCGCTTCGTCGTGGTCGATCCTGTCGACGAAGCGGCTGCCGCGTTCTACGGGAAGCACGGCTTCCAGCGGGTCGGCGGGCACACGCGCATGTTCGTCCTCGTCCAGGACGTCAGGCGCTCGCTCGGCCTCGACTGAGACCGTCCGAGCCCCGACGCCCGAACTACCGGGGAGCGGGTCACCCGGACATCGCCGGGGCGTCCCTCGCGGGCGCGCCGTGGAGCCTGAGCAGGCTCCGCACCGTGGTAGCCCAGCCCAGGCGCTCAGCGCGGGCGCGTGCTGCGGCACGAGCGCTGCCGCCCGCGCCCACCAGCTCCACGACGCGCCGGGCGAACTCACCGGGCTCCGACGCCTGCGCCGCCAGGCCTGCCACCGCCGAGCCGCGCGCGGCGACCACCGGCGTGCCGCACGCCAACGACTCCGCCGCCGCCAGCCCGAAGGTCTCGAGCGGTCCGGGGGCCAGCGTCACGTCGGCGTCGGCGAGGGTGCGCGCGACCGCGCGGCGGTCCTCGACGTGGCCCAGGAACGTCACGGGCAGGTCCGCCGCGAGACGCCGCAGGCGGGACGCCTCCGGGCCGTCGCCCAGGACGACGAGCCGGGCGTCGACGCCCTCGGCGCGGAGCAGGGCGAGCGTCGCGACGGCCGTGTGCGGCTTCTTCTCCGGTGACAGCCGGCTGCACAGGGCGAGCACGACGTCGGGCCCGGCAGGCCCGCGGGTGCGGGCGCCGGGGTGGAAGACGTCGAGATCGACACCCAGCGGGACCCGCACCGTCGGGACGCCGATGCGGTCGAGCTCCTCACCCCCGTACGCGGTCGTGACGACGATGCGGTCGAACGACGCCGCCCAGCGCCGGTTCGCCACGTCGGCCGCGGCACGGGCCGTCGACGCCGGGAGGTGCGCGAGGGTGCGCGCGAGCCCGTCGAGCCGCTCGTGCGCGAACAGCACGCTCGGAACGCCGTGCGCACGGGACCACGCGCCGACGTGGCGCAGCGTGAACCGGTCGGAGACCTCCACGCGGTCGGGCGCGAGCTGGTCGAGCGTGCGCCGGACGGCCGCGGCGTCGAGCAGCACCCGGTACCCGGCCGTGCCGGGGACGCGCGGGCCCGGCAGACGCACGCGGACACCCCACGGTTCGTGGTCGACCCCGCGCGAGGCGGCCGGCACCACGGCCGTGAGCCGGTGGCCGTGCGGCGCGTAGCCCTCGCCGAGCGCGTGGAGCATGGTCCGCACGCCGCCCGACGCGGGTGCGTACGCGTTGGTCAGGTGGACGACGTGCACCCTGCGCTCACCCGACCCGTGCGGCGGCGCGGTGCCCCGCCACGGCCGCCGCGTAGTGCGCGAGCAGCTGCTCGCCGACGACCTGCCACGTGCGGCCCCGGACATGCCGCCGTCCGGCCGCACCCATGGCCCGGCGCTTGGCCGCGTCGCCCGCGAGGTCGACGACCGCGTCGCGCAGCGCCGCCAGGTCGCCCGGCGGGTACAGCCAGCCCGTGCGGCTCGGGTCGACCAGCTCGGCGACGGCTCCCGCCCCGACGGCCACGAGCGGCACCCCCGCCGCCAGCGCCTCCTGCGCGGACTGGCAGAACGTCTCGTGCGGACCGGTCTGCACGGCGACGTCGAGGCTGGCGACCACCCGGGACAGGGCGTCACCGGTGACCTGGCCCAGGAACACCGCGCGCGGCAGGGCGCGCCGCAGGTCGGGGGCCTGCGGGCCGTCGCCGACGACGACCACGCGCACGCCCGGCACGTCCTGCAGCACGGCCAGGTCGGCCACCTGCTTCTCGGCCGCCAGCCGTCCGACGAACCCGACGAGGGCTCCACCGTCCGGTGCGATCCGCCGCCGCCACGCCTCGTCACGGTGGTGGGGCGAGAACCGCTCGGTGTCGACGCCGCGCGGCCACAGCGCGACCCGCGGCACGTCGTGGTCCGCCAGGGCGCGGGCGGCCGTCAGGGACGGGGCGAGCGTCAGGTCGACCTGCTCGTGGATCGACCGGACGAACCGCCACGCGGCGTCCGTCGCCGCGCCCAGGCCGTACCGCCCGGCGAAGCCGGCGACGTCCGTCTGGTAGACCGCGACGGTCGGCAGGTCCAGCGCGGCGGCCGCCCGCACGGCCGGGCG is a genomic window containing:
- a CDS encoding LamG-like jellyroll fold domain-containing protein — protein: MSTRTTRRAGRLVALTLAAALTCTGAVSASAGPPKAPAPPTPTFADATVHDPSVVVADDELWVFGSHLQVAKTDDLMAWEQVASGVSADNPIFDDVLTELAETFAWAQTDTLWAADVIQLADGRFYMYYNACKGDSPRSALGVAVADDVDGPYEDLGIVLRSGMWDETSEDGTVYDARVHPNVVDPDVFYDAEGDLWMVYGSYSGGIFILELDPATGLPLPGQGYGEHLVGGNHSRIEAPNVMYDEGTGYYYLFLSFGGLDATGGYNVRVARSENPDGPYVDAEGNLMSDVKADPSLPLFDDASIEPYGVKVMGSYVFQREVGDPGSGPGVGYVSPGHNSTYVDEATGRKFLVFHTRFPEQGETHNVRVHEMFLNSAGWPVVAPYRYAADGSTPAPLATTASTTRRTQAPSTRITRDAAAGRYALVDHGKDINATATRAVTVTLEKNGKVTGALTGRWSLQGKNRARVVAGGQTYDGVFTRQWEPDRQAWVVTFTVQSSAGVSLWGTRVDPMSAKQAVAAVVADLDLGDTSAVVADLDLPTVGTNGVTIAWASDDPAVVSTTGEVTRPEHGAGDATATLTATITKDRRTATATFTVTVLERTAGGTIGAWSFEDDLAEATGTLPAATVTGNRIDATGGTVTYVDGVQGRAVHLDGASGVRLPDGLVSGATYSVAMWLRPEQLTQFSSAFFGARDANSWVSVVPFGHDGVGGDTMVWSGSTWYDAGAGRQIPAGEWSHVALTVDSGDVTVYLDGVEAYTGTGFPDVFTTTTGSFALGVNWWDAPFAGDVDELSVHGSALTADEVATLATR
- a CDS encoding fibronectin type III domain-containing protein — encoded protein: MTPSTARRRRTLLVAGAVCLALVPSAAHAEPAPVERTYLVTVDAGSQDEVAARLERLGADPQRQFDEALDAVAVRMTAAQAAAASQLPDVGAVAADATFRVADTQAVDSAWGLDRIDQRNLPLDRSYTYDARAGVGVRVYVVDTGISPDTGFGTRLVAGYSAIADGRGTSDCHGHGTHVAGIVGATRWGVAKAATLVPVRVLGCTGQGATTGVVAGLEWIASRHPAGTPGVVNMSLGGPASTAVDTAVASLVAQGLTVVVAAGNESVDACTVSPARAPSALTVGATGQDDARAYFSNVGACLDLFAPGVQIPSSSPSSSAGAVMSGTSQASPHVAGAAALYLAQSPAATPVQVQLALLTAAQPVVRDARSASTLLLQSSVSASTAPVAVTATATTSSIRLAWTADGTFSRWTVLRRVVGTSTWQSSVVTRPTTTFSSLPPGTAVEVAITGVDAVGVTASTTLTTSTAAAPSAPGLTASATLRSATLSWTAPTVSAPLVTAYTVQRSTNGTTWTTAATTTKAVTTATVAGLTPGVRVWFRVSATAGTTPGTWSTPLAVTAAPAPGAPTGLAVTGTSARTATVTWAAPTVSAAHVQKYVVQRSLDGVTWRSVPTATPLATTATLTALTPGTEHLVRVAASGEGVTGAWTTPVRATTLPLPSQPLGVAASATMLTSTVTWDPPAQTSATTGYRVSWSTNGLSWRTLDVPADARTTTLVGLRPGTAYQVRVAARADGLLGPWSDVTAVTTVVAPSAPRTLTTTGRTTTSLTMTWAPSAAGATAVTAYRVERSTDGVTWTATTVAPTTTQVTLSALRRATTYRVRVSAVSPEVVSPAAQWSGATATS
- a CDS encoding type II toxin-antitoxin system TacA family antitoxin — its product is MATKTRRMEQRIDEDTDVLLSKAAALTHESVSAFVVRSARDEAARVLARSDLTIMPAAQFDEMLAALDAAPRRIPALADAAAGRRTFKHE
- a CDS encoding GNAT family N-acetyltransferase, whose translation is MSAPEFLVREPHEHDAGVESFTCGNAALDTWLRVTAARAHRAGSVRVRLLWDVSSSALVGYYAVCPTEVRRDELPLSSRGRGGASTVPGFMLAKLAIATAAQGRGLGRDLLLDALEHLCDAAEIAGGRFVVVDPVDEAAAAFYGKHGFQRVGGHTRMFVLVQDVRRSLGLD
- a CDS encoding glycosyltransferase — encoded protein: MHVVHLTNAYAPASGGVRTMLHALGEGYAPHGHRLTAVVPAASRGVDHEPWGVRVRLPGPRVPGTAGYRVLLDAAAVRRTLDQLAPDRVEVSDRFTLRHVGAWSRAHGVPSVLFAHERLDGLARTLAHLPASTARAAADVANRRWAASFDRIVVTTAYGGEELDRIGVPTVRVPLGVDLDVFHPGARTRGPAGPDVVLALCSRLSPEKKPHTAVATLALLRAEGVDARLVVLGDGPEASRLRRLAADLPVTFLGHVEDRRAVARTLADADVTLAPGPLETFGLAAAESLACGTPVVAARGSAVAGLAAQASEPGEFARRVVELVGAGGSARAAARARAERLGWATTVRSLLRLHGAPARDAPAMSG
- a CDS encoding glycosyltransferase family 4 protein, which produces MRVAIVTESFLPHVNGVTHSVVRTLEHLRAAGHEALVLAPGEPPSSVHGARVVPLRSVPLPGYAQVRVAVPSTRTVAREIAAFAPDVVHLASPFATGRPAVRAAAALDLPTVAVYQTDVAGFAGRYGLGAATDAAWRFVRSIHEQVDLTLAPSLTAARALADHDVPRVALWPRGVDTERFSPHHRDEAWRRRIAPDGGALVGFVGRLAAEKQVADLAVLQDVPGVRVVVVGDGPQAPDLRRALPRAVFLGQVTGDALSRVVASLDVAVQTGPHETFCQSAQEALAAGVPLVAVGAGAVAELVDPSRTGWLYPPGDLAALRDAVVDLAGDAAKRRAMGAAGRRHVRGRTWQVVGEQLLAHYAAAVAGHRAAARVG